A single window of Podarcis raffonei isolate rPodRaf1 chromosome 9, rPodRaf1.pri, whole genome shotgun sequence DNA harbors:
- the LOC128420557 gene encoding craniofacial development protein 2-like isoform X1 codes for MISIRIQGRPFNITVIQVYAPTTGAEETEIDQFYEDLQHLIEVTPKKDVLLIIGDWNAKVGRQEIKGTTGKFGLGDQNEAGQRLIEFCQENKLVITNTLFQQHKRRLYSWTSPDGQHRNQIDYILCSQRWRSSIQSAKTRPGADCGSDHQLLIAKFKLKLKKVGKTTGPVRYNLSQIPYEYTVEVTNRFKDFDLVDRVPEELWMEARNIVQEATTKTMPMKRKCKKAKWLSNKALQIAEERRQAK; via the coding sequence atgatctcgatacgaatccaaggcagaccttttaacatcacagtaatccaagtttatgcaccaactactggtgctgaagaaactgaaattgaccaattctatgaagacttacaacaccttatagaagtgacaccaaagaaggatgttcttctcattataggggattggaatgctaaagtagggaggcaagagataaaaggaacaactggcaagtttggccttggagatcaaaacgaagcagggcaaaggctaatagagttctgtcaagagaacaagctggtcatcacaaacacgcttttccaacaacacaagagacgactctactcatggacatcaccagatgggcagcatcgaaatcagattgattatattctctgcagccaaagatggagaagctctatacagtcagcaaaaacaagacctggagctgactgtggctcagatcatcagcttcttatagcaaaattcaagcttaaactgaagaaagtaggaaaaaccactgggccggtaagatacaatctaagtcaaatcccttatgaatacacagtggaagtgacgaacaggtttaaggatttcgatttggtggacagagtgcctgaagaactatggatggaggctcgtaacattgtacaggaggcaacAACGAAAACCatgccaatgaaaaggaaatgcaagaaagcaaagtggctgtccaacaaggccttacaaatagcggaggagagaaggcaagcaaaatga
- the LOC128420557 gene encoding craniofacial development protein 2-like isoform X2, whose amino-acid sequence MISIRIQGRPFNITVIQVYAPTTGAEETEIDQFYEDLQHLIEVTPKKDVLLIIGDWNAKVGRQEIKGTTGKFGLGDQNEAGQRLIEFCQENKLVITNTLFQQHKRRLYSWTSPDGQHRNQIDYILCSQRWRSSIQSAKTRPGADCGSDHQLLIAKFKLKLKKVGKTTGPGLQERK is encoded by the coding sequence atgatctcgatacgaatccaaggcagaccttttaacatcacagtaatccaagtttatgcaccaactactggtgctgaagaaactgaaattgaccaattctatgaagacttacaacaccttatagaagtgacaccaaagaaggatgttcttctcattataggggattggaatgctaaagtagggaggcaagagataaaaggaacaactggcaagtttggccttggagatcaaaacgaagcagggcaaaggctaatagagttctgtcaagagaacaagctggtcatcacaaacacgcttttccaacaacacaagagacgactctactcatggacatcaccagatgggcagcatcgaaatcagattgattatattctctgcagccaaagatggagaagctctatacagtcagcaaaaacaagacctggagctgactgtggctcagatcatcagcttcttatagcaaaattcaagcttaaactgaagaaagtaggaaaaaccactgggccg